The proteins below are encoded in one region of Scomber japonicus isolate fScoJap1 chromosome 2, fScoJap1.pri, whole genome shotgun sequence:
- the vps37a gene encoding vacuolar protein sorting-associated protein 37A isoform X2 has product MNWLFPLSKGSGPLPPLNSLQQQRQRQIESLKAAHPSLAEIQKDVEYRIPFTVNNSTISVNILLPPQFPQEKPVVSVYPPVGHHLVDSNNGTMITSPLISNFGMHSDLGKVIQSLLDEFWKSPPALMSSGSSGFPYMYKPSGMAPYPTQVFHYGPRHVGPSQTPPPAPSQAPGSMSHPGVDSVHGPPRAPAPYGLITDLPLPVPTGDSQAGLNGHMYKMPEIPESFPELCDLNLTQLSDMSENEDVLLEFFVSLPQLKQVTNDKEELVTSIVDMAKKNLQMEPQLEGKRQEMLYKYEQLTQMKSAFETKMQRQHELSESCSLSTLQARLKVAAHQAEEESEETAENFLEGRTDIDEFLTSFMEKRTLCHSRRAKEEKLQQSINTHEQFPTSH; this is encoded by the exons ATGAACTGGCTTTTCCCCCTTTCCAAAGGCTCCGgacctctccctcctctcaaCAGCCTACAGCAACAAAGACAGCGGCAGATCGAGTCTCTGAAGGCGGCTCACCCCAG CCTCGCAGAGATCCAGAAGGATGTTGAGTACCGGATACCATTCACAGTCAACAACTCCACCATTAGTGTTAACAT TCTGCTGCCACCTCAGTTTCCTCAGGAGAAGCCGGTGGTCAGTGTCTATCCCCCTGTTGGTCACCATTTAGTCGACAGCAATAATGGTACCATGATCACAAGCCCTCTCATCAGTAAT tttgGGATGCACTCAGATCTGGGTAAGGTTATTCAGAGTCTGCTGGATGAGTTCTGGAAGAGTCCTCCTGCCTTGATGTCTTCTGGTTCCTCTGGCTTTCCATA TATGTACAAGCCATCCGGCATGGCTCCTTACCCAACTCAGGTGTTCCACTATGGTCCTCGCCATGTGGGCCCAAGTCAGACGCCGCCACCAGCTCCTTCTCAAGCTCCAGGTTCCATGTCTCACCCAGGTGTCGATAGTGTCCATGGGCCTCCTCGAGCCCCAGCCCCATATGGACTCATTACTGACCTTCCACTGCCTGTACCAACTGGAGACTCACAG GCTGGACTTAATGGACACATGTACAAGATGCCTGAGATTCCTGAGTCGTTTCCTGAACTCTGTGACTTAAA TCTGACCCAGTTGTCAGATATGTCTGAAAATGAGGATGTGTTACTGGAGTTCTTTGTGAGTTTGCCACAACTCAAACAGGTCACCAATGATAAAGAAGAGCTGGTAACCAGCATAGTGGATATGGCTA AGAAAAACCTTCAGATGGAGCCACAGCTTgaaggaaaaagacaagaaatgCTTTACAAG TACGAACAGCTGACTCAGATGAAGTCAGCCTTTGAGACAAAGATGCAAAGACAACATGAACTCAGTGAG AGTTGCAGTCTTAGTACTCTGCAGGCTCGGTTGAAGGTTGCAGCGCATCAGGCTGAGGAGGAGTCAGAGGAGACAGCTGAAAACTTCCTGGAGGGACGTACTGACATAGATGAATTCCTGACCAGTTTCATGGAAAAGAGAACG CTTTGCCACAGCCGAAGGGCCAAAGAGGAGAAGTTGCAACAGTCCATCAATACACATGAACAGTTTCCTACCAGCCACTAG
- the vps37a gene encoding vacuolar protein sorting-associated protein 37A isoform X1: protein MNWLFPLSKGSGPLPPLNSLQQQRQRQIESLKAAHPSLAEIQKDVEYRIPFTVNNSTISVNILLPPQFPQEKPVVSVYPPVGHHLVDSNNGTMITSPLISNFGMHSDLGKVIQSLLDEFWKSPPALMSSGSSGFPYSMYKPSGMAPYPTQVFHYGPRHVGPSQTPPPAPSQAPGSMSHPGVDSVHGPPRAPAPYGLITDLPLPVPTGDSQAGLNGHMYKMPEIPESFPELCDLNLTQLSDMSENEDVLLEFFVSLPQLKQVTNDKEELVTSIVDMAKKNLQMEPQLEGKRQEMLYKYEQLTQMKSAFETKMQRQHELSESCSLSTLQARLKVAAHQAEEESEETAENFLEGRTDIDEFLTSFMEKRTLCHSRRAKEEKLQQSINTHEQFPTSH from the exons ATGAACTGGCTTTTCCCCCTTTCCAAAGGCTCCGgacctctccctcctctcaaCAGCCTACAGCAACAAAGACAGCGGCAGATCGAGTCTCTGAAGGCGGCTCACCCCAG CCTCGCAGAGATCCAGAAGGATGTTGAGTACCGGATACCATTCACAGTCAACAACTCCACCATTAGTGTTAACAT TCTGCTGCCACCTCAGTTTCCTCAGGAGAAGCCGGTGGTCAGTGTCTATCCCCCTGTTGGTCACCATTTAGTCGACAGCAATAATGGTACCATGATCACAAGCCCTCTCATCAGTAAT tttgGGATGCACTCAGATCTGGGTAAGGTTATTCAGAGTCTGCTGGATGAGTTCTGGAAGAGTCCTCCTGCCTTGATGTCTTCTGGTTCCTCTGGCTTTCCATA CAGTATGTACAAGCCATCCGGCATGGCTCCTTACCCAACTCAGGTGTTCCACTATGGTCCTCGCCATGTGGGCCCAAGTCAGACGCCGCCACCAGCTCCTTCTCAAGCTCCAGGTTCCATGTCTCACCCAGGTGTCGATAGTGTCCATGGGCCTCCTCGAGCCCCAGCCCCATATGGACTCATTACTGACCTTCCACTGCCTGTACCAACTGGAGACTCACAG GCTGGACTTAATGGACACATGTACAAGATGCCTGAGATTCCTGAGTCGTTTCCTGAACTCTGTGACTTAAA TCTGACCCAGTTGTCAGATATGTCTGAAAATGAGGATGTGTTACTGGAGTTCTTTGTGAGTTTGCCACAACTCAAACAGGTCACCAATGATAAAGAAGAGCTGGTAACCAGCATAGTGGATATGGCTA AGAAAAACCTTCAGATGGAGCCACAGCTTgaaggaaaaagacaagaaatgCTTTACAAG TACGAACAGCTGACTCAGATGAAGTCAGCCTTTGAGACAAAGATGCAAAGACAACATGAACTCAGTGAG AGTTGCAGTCTTAGTACTCTGCAGGCTCGGTTGAAGGTTGCAGCGCATCAGGCTGAGGAGGAGTCAGAGGAGACAGCTGAAAACTTCCTGGAGGGACGTACTGACATAGATGAATTCCTGACCAGTTTCATGGAAAAGAGAACG CTTTGCCACAGCCGAAGGGCCAAAGAGGAGAAGTTGCAACAGTCCATCAATACACATGAACAGTTTCCTACCAGCCACTAG